The Flavobacteriales bacterium nucleotide sequence ACCGATGCTCAGGCGTATCACGGACCAGGTGAGGTCAATTTTTTCCGCGATAACAACATCGGACTTCCGCTTTCAGACAACGGGTATTTTAAAGCTTCTGGAAATTGTGATGGATGCCACGGCTACGATCCAACACTGAATGCGAATACGAATGAAATGGGACACGATATCAGCCCTGTTTCTTACTGGCGCTCCACCATGATGGCCAACAGCGCTAAAGACCCGTTCTGGCGCGCCAAAGTAAGTCACGAGGTAACCGTGAATCCACAACATCAAGTGGCTTTGGAAGACAAGTGTACTTCATGCCATGCGCCTTTGGGACGATATTCCTTCCAAGAATTTGCAATGGGACCTTACGGGATGTCCGACCTCGAAAGTGATTCGTTGGGACAAGATGGCGTTTCGTGTCTTGCTTGCCACAAACAATCTGACCAACAATTGGGCAACTTGAATTCAGGCGCGTTGAATTTTGCCCCGCAGCCGGTGGCCTATGGTCCGTTTGAGAAACCGTTCGAAGCACCGATGCAAGACCTTGTAGGCATCATTCCAGTTTACAGCAACCACATCAACGATGCTGGGCTTTGTGCTGGTTGCCACACGCTCATCACTGAAAGTGTCGACCTCAATGGAGACTTTACGGGAGCTACGTTTGTGGAGCAGGCCACGTATCACGAATGGTTGAATTCAGCATATAATGATGGTCAATCCAACGCTACTACGTGCCAAGGATGCCACATGCCGACCATTGATGAAGGCATTGTGCTTTCAGCAAATTATACCGAGTTGTTTCCCCGTAGTCCTTTTTCGAAGCACGAATTGGTCGGAGGAAACAGCTTCATGCTCAAATTGCTGAAGCAAAATGCCGCTACCTTGGGCATTGCTGCCACTGATGAGCAACTGGATTCTACCATTGCCCGAACAGAAAAAATGCTTCAGCATCGAACCATGAATCTGGATGTGTCTTTTGCCACTTTCGATAATGACACTGCCTATTTCGAAGTAAGCTTGGAAAACCTCGCAGGACATAAATTCCCTTCGGGCTACCCTGCTAGAAGAGCTTTCATCGAGTTTTTGGTATTCGAAGAGAATGGCGATACCTTATTCAAATCGGGTGTACTGCAATCCGATTACGAAGTGCTTGGGCAGAATACAACCTTCGAACCACATTACGATGTGATCACGAACGAACAACAGGTTCAGATCTATGAAATGGTAATGGGCGATGTGAATGGCGATGTGACCACTGTGCTTGAACGGGCGGTTGCTCCGATAAAAGACAATCGATTGACTCCGCTTGGGTTTAGCACCACTCATGCTGCTTACGACACCACGGTATTGGCAGGAACAGTGCTTGTTGACACAGATTTCAACTTCGATGGATTTGAAGGATCAGGAACCGATGTGGTGCATTATCACATCCCGTTAAATGGATACAACGGAAGCATTAAAGTTCGTTCTCGCGTCTTTTACCAATCGGCTCCGCCTAAATGGATGCAGGAAATGTTCGCAGTCTCGACTCCTACGATTGATGCTTTTGAAACGATGTACACTAATGCCGATCAACGACCTGTGCTTGTGGCTGCCGATTCCATTGAGAGCATAGCTGTGGTTACTGGTTTAAAAGAATCTGAAAAGCTTGATTTTGCGGCCTATCCCAATCCAAGCCAGAACGGATTGGTGCAACTTCGCAATAGCAAGCTCAGCGAGATCACGAACGTTCAAGTTTTTAGTGTGAAAGGAAAGCTTGTGGCGAGTTTTGGCAAGTACCCACGCAATGGCATCCAACTACCTAAAGAACCGGGCATTTACTTCATTCGAATTGAAGGTTCGTTTGGAACCCAAGTGATAAAGGTTCTTAGAACTTGATGGAAATATAAATCGGGTTACTGAACGGACAGGAATGTCAGGTTTGCATCAAGCAACCTAAAGCTTCTTGTCAACGATGGTTTTTGCAGCAATACGGGCCGTGAGTACACAACCACCCAAGAAAGTGCCTTCCAACGCGCCTTTTCCGTGCGAACCACCACCACCGAATCCTGCAGCTTCGCCAATAGCGTAAAGCCCAGGAATGGCTTCTGAATGGCCATTGACAGGCTTGCTCATAACGCGGCCTCCTAAGTCGGTCTGAATACCACCTAATGTTTTGCGCGAGAGAATGGATTCTCGAATGGCAATAAGAGGAAGTGCCTTATCGTCCAATATCTTTTGGAATTTGCACGTGCGCACCTTATCACCTCGGTATTGGCGTGCGTGAGCAATCCTCCGCAACTGCTCATCATCATGGAAGCTCGGACCGCGATCAATCATCGCATCGTAAGGAAGGATACTATCGCGAACATGATCTAGTTTCACATCGTCCGTTCCTTCCAAAGCGTTCATTTTATCGACCAATTCATCCAAGGTGTTGGCGGTGACAAAGTCTGGGGAATTGAGCATATCGTTCACTAACTTCTTATTTCCTAAAAGTATGTCTTTCAAGAATTTAAGTAGATTCTTATCACGTATAGCTTCATTACTTTCAGAACCACTGATAGCAAACTCCTTCATCATGATCTTCATATTCAAGACCTGCCAGCTGTACTTCTTTTCCTGCTTGCATATCTCTTCCACTGTCCAGCGCGTGTCGTAAGCAGTGATCAACGGATTTGGTCCAAAACGTTTACCCGTATGATCAAGCCATAAGGCTGATTTTGGCGGTACCAGACTCAATCCATGGTCCTTCCATTTCGGACGCGGATGCCGTACACCTGCAGCATAGTGCCACGCCCAATCTAAGTTGGTCACATTTCCATCTATCTTTTCCACCGCTTCGTGCATATCACCCAAAGCATAAGGATGCGAACCATTGAGAATGGTCTTAGGCGGTTCGCCCCATGGTTTATACCATGTATCGCGCACCTTTTGAATGTTGCCACCCAATCCACCTGTAGCTACAAGAATGTTTTCGCCTTTGGCAGTGAATGATTCTCCGCTACGTTCGTCAAGCCCCTTAACTCCTACTACACGTCCATTCTCCACCAACAGATCCTCAGCCTTGTGTCGATAGAGCATTTGCAAATGTGTAGAGGCTTTAGAATGCCCACGCATGCTTTTGATAAGGTCATCTGTCAACCCCTTTCCCGTTCCCCACACCATGTGAAATCGTGGGTACGAGTTTCCTGGTTTGAATAGCCCACGTTCTACCCAATGCACCACTGGAAAGAACTTAGTACCATGTTCCTTGGTAAGCCAAGCGTAAATGTGATCGGTACACATATTCACATACTGCTCTGCCCACAGCTTAGGCAACACATCTTTATCACCAAAATCGGCTACTGAATGCCAATCGCTAAGCGCAAGTTCCACGCTGTCTTTCATTCCAGCTCTTCGCTGCAAGGGCGAATCCACGAAGAACATGCCACCAAAACTCCATTTAGCCAAGCCCCCTAGTTCTTCCTCCACATCGCGGTCTAGCAATAGCACTTTCTGACCTTCGTTCATTAATTCGATGGCAGCGGTAATGCCGGCAATTCCGCCTCCAATGATCACTGCATCAGCTTGGTATTCTTTCATTTGTCTCGCTTAAGACCGCTAAAGTTATCAGATTCGGCAATTGATGAGAAACGAGCTTAACTTTGTTCGGCTTTGAAAGACATTATCCGCTATAAAACCAATACGATCAGACTCGCAGAGAATGGAATCGTGTATTTTAAACCAGAGGCCGATGACGTCTATGAAGCTCACGACTTAATAGCCATTCTAGATTTGGCTGAGGAAGCTGCAGCCGGGAAACCGCTGCTGTTGCTGATGATGGTAAACGAGTTTGAATTCTTAATGACAGAGGAGGCTCGCAAGCTATTTGGTTCTTACGAAAAAGCTGAAAGAACCATAACGGCAGAAGCTGTTCTGGTTCGCTCTACTGTTTCACGGATGATGTACAATCTACTCATTCAAGTGCACAGACCAAAGTTTCCGTTCAAGGCATTTACGGAAGAAAAAGATGCTGTTGAATGGTTGCTGGGTCATGCTTAAAAATTATGTTCGGCACTTTATCTCCGATCCCTCAGCGATTTAACGATACTGATTTACAAATAACCATAGTGACGTGCATCACATTATACCGAACATGGGCAACCTAGCTTTGTAAAGTAAATCATAAGAAATCAGAACATTATGGCAACCATCAAATTAACCGCAGATAAATTCAAGAGTGACATTTTCGATTACACTACCGAGAAGGAGTGGAAGTATAAAGGAGAGCGCCCTGCCATCATCGACTTTTATGCCGATTGGTGTGGTCCTTGCAAAATGGTCTCCCCGATCATGGAAGAACTTAGCAATGACTATGCAGGCAAAGTGGACATTTACAAAGTAGATACCGAGGTTGAACAAGAACTTTCGGCCGTATTTGGCATTCGCAGCATACCAAGTATTCTCTTCATTCCTGTTGAAGGAGAACCAATGATGCAGCCTGGTGCATTGCCAAAAAATGCCTTTAAGGAAGTCATTGAAAAGGAGTTATTGCAAACGGTGTAAAGGCTTATAAGAATCGACATGTAACAGCTGGCTTTGTACAAACATTGTCAGCTGTTACGTTTTTATCGTTGCGTAAAAATCAAATGCCTTTCGAATAATCGAAGAACATGGAATTTATGGCACAGTTCCAATAGATATCAAAACCAAGTGTTAAGAACTATTGATTACTTCAATCGATATTAACATGCGACAAGGGCACATTCTGATAGTTTCGTGCTGCATTTACGCAGCCCATGAAAACAATCATCCATTTCGTCATCCTTATTGCGCTCTCTGTAAACCTCCAAGCGCAAAGTCTTGCCGGGGTAGAAAGTGTGGAATATGATCCTATAAACAATCGTTACCTCACTTCGTCAGACAATACATCTATCGTGGCAATTGCGCCTAATGGGGCACTGTCTTACTTCGGAAGTGGCGCACAGGCATCGCACGGCATGGAAGTAGTTGGAGCTGCACTATATGTGATAGACGGAACAACTATTCGTTGCTACGATCTGATCACTGAAAACTTGATCTTCTCGCAAACCGTATCTGGCTCTCAATTCTTGAATGGAATGACATCGAATGGCACAGATAGCATTTGGTTCACAGATTTCAGCGGAAAGGACATTTACGCCATGGATGTGACTGACCCCAGCAATTATACAATGATTGTTCAGAATATTTCTGAAACTCCGAATGGCATCAGCTATGATAGCGAAAATAACCGCTGCGTATTCGTAACATGGGGAACGGGAAAAGTGAAGGAGATGGACCTGACCACAAACGTCATTTCAGATGTTGTAGCTAACACAGGTCTGTTCAACATAGATGGAATTGACAGAGATGCTCAAGGAAATTGGTATCTCTCATCGTGGGGAAACAGTTCTAACCCGCAGATCACTAAGTACACGAATGATTTTTCGAGTTCCGAAACGATCACTGTTCCTGGAATCAGCAGCCCGGCAGATATCTGTTATGCTCCTGAAACAGATACGTTGGCAATTCCTGGAGGCGATCAAGTGCTATTTGTAGGTTTTGAAAGCACTAGTGTTGGTATTGAAGAAGAGAATTTTGAAGCCTACCGAATTCATTACAATTCAGGCTATCCTGTGGTTCAGTTCGATTTCAACGAGGATCAAGATGCGGTACTGGAAATTGTGGATATGAGCGGTCGTGTGGTTTACACGATTTTGGATGGTCATCAGCCAAAAGGAGCACAAATGGTCGTTTTCAGTTCCATCGGTCTCTATTCTGGTGCCTATTTTTGCCGACTGCAATCCAAGGAGCTCAGCTTTGCCGAACGCATCATCATTCCGTAAAAAACTTAAGATGACCCAATGAGGTCAGTGATCAACTTTCTTCTGATTCTGCCCATTCGATTTTACCAAGGCGCCATTTCGCCTTGGCTGCCTCCAAGTTGCAGATATACGCCTACCTGTTCCACTTATGCCATCGATGCCATCCAAACTTGGGGACCGATAAAAGGTAGCTGGTTGGCCATCAAAAGAATCGGTTCGTGCCACCCTTGGGGCGGTCATGGTTATGATCCGGTACCTGAACGAGAGGATAAATCTATTTTAAGACATTCTGCTCCAAACAACAGAAATGGTCATGCCGGATATGATGTGCCAGATGCCCCATGTGGCACAAAGAAGTGCCATCTCCCCTATTTCGGGAAAGAAATTGAAGCAGATGATCAATCCAAGTCCTGAATTCTGAATGCCTGTTTCAATGGCCAAGGAACGAGATGCCGGTTCTCCCAATTTCCCTGCCCTTCCTACAAGATAACCCAATACCAAAGCAGAAAGGTTGTGCACGATGACCAAGGCCACCACCAGATCGGCATACTTGATAAAATTGTCTTTGTTTTTGAGGAATGCCATAAGCACAAAAACGATGAAAATGCCCATGGACAACCATCGGACAGGCTTCATGATCTTGAGGGTTAAAAGCGGTTTTCGCGCAGCGAACACCATTCCGACAAACACAGGCAGAATTAAGAACAGAAATACGGTTTCGAACAGTTCGAATGCATCAAGTCTTACCGATTTCAAAAGTTCGCCCGTACCTGGATAAAGTGAACTCCATAACTCGAAATTGAAAGGCGTAAAGAACACGCATAGCAGTGTAGATATGGCCGTAAGCGTAACCGATAAGCCAAGATCGGCCTTGGCCATCGAACTCATAAAGTTGGAAACAGTACCTCCAGGACATGCGGCAACCAGAAACATTCCGAGCGCCAATCCTGGCAAAGGATTCCAGAAATAGGCGATCACAAACGTAAGTGCAGGCATGAGAATGAACTGCGACAGTAAACCAAGAAGCGTTGATTTCGGTCTTCGGATGGCGCGCGTGATATCGGACCACTTCAGGTCTAGCGCCACTCCAAACATGATGAATGCCAAAAGGAAGTTCAGTAGCAACCTACTGTTCGGGTCAAAATTGATGGCAATCTGCTCCTCCACGTTCAAGTATTAAAAGGTAAGTATGAGGAACAGAAAGTCAATCAGATGTTGCGACAATTCTTAATTTCTAATTTTCCATTCCTAATGACTAGGCCGTCCAAGCTACAAGAATATCGCGAGGGCCTTTATATGGTAGTCTTCCGTGCGAGGTGCTGAAATTATCAATCATCAACACGTCTCCCAATTTCCATGGATTGGCCACCAGATTGTTCCAGATAAGCTGCTCTACGTGTTCAACATAGGATTTAGGTATAACCGAGCCATCTGCAAAAAACATATGCATGGCTTCATCTTCTGGCTTCTTGAAAATTCGTTTGAAGAATGTGATGGTATTCAGCATGACCATATAACGTAAGGAGAAAAAATCCTTGCGTCTTGCGTAAATGTGCTTGTATTCGATAGCAGCCGCTTCGCGATGAAACACTTGCAAGTGATTGAACCAAACCATTTCGCCTGTATCCGGGTGCTTCTGAACCGCAGGTCGCTCGTTAACCAAGCGCAACTTATCATCAGGAAGCCAAGTTGGCTTGAGTTCATTCTTCTTACATTCTTCTTCTACCTTGGAATGATCTGTGGTCTTAAAAAGTTCATCCCATTTTTTAAGTTGAAACAGGTCGTTTCCGGCCTTGGTGTTCGGTCCAGAGTAATTTCGGATAAGCTTCACTCCTTTCTGCTCAAATTCTTTGCGAATTGCGGGGTCCATTTGTTCGTAGACCTTTCTGAAATCGCAAACGGGTGTTTCGCCCCCATCTTGCGGCTCAACGTAGCAGAAAAAGAACAGATAGCGCGGAGCAGTTGGCAAGAAGCTCATTTCGCAATGCTGCGTTATCGGATAATATCCAGGTAACTCGCTGGCCGAATGCACAAATTTGGTTCGGCTATTGCGAGGTGATGTTCCCGCG carries:
- a CDS encoding T9SS type A sorting domain-containing protein, whose amino-acid sequence is MYMIRFIKPLFVLGIGFAAYLGSIANYKWTDAQAYHGPGEVNFFRDNNIGLPLSDNGYFKASGNCDGCHGYDPTLNANTNEMGHDISPVSYWRSTMMANSAKDPFWRAKVSHEVTVNPQHQVALEDKCTSCHAPLGRYSFQEFAMGPYGMSDLESDSLGQDGVSCLACHKQSDQQLGNLNSGALNFAPQPVAYGPFEKPFEAPMQDLVGIIPVYSNHINDAGLCAGCHTLITESVDLNGDFTGATFVEQATYHEWLNSAYNDGQSNATTCQGCHMPTIDEGIVLSANYTELFPRSPFSKHELVGGNSFMLKLLKQNAATLGIAATDEQLDSTIARTEKMLQHRTMNLDVSFATFDNDTAYFEVSLENLAGHKFPSGYPARRAFIEFLVFEENGDTLFKSGVLQSDYEVLGQNTTFEPHYDVITNEQQVQIYEMVMGDVNGDVTTVLERAVAPIKDNRLTPLGFSTTHAAYDTTVLAGTVLVDTDFNFDGFEGSGTDVVHYHIPLNGYNGSIKVRSRVFYQSAPPKWMQEMFAVSTPTIDAFETMYTNADQRPVLVAADSIESIAVVTGLKESEKLDFAAYPNPSQNGLVQLRNSKLSEITNVQVFSVKGKLVASFGKYPRNGIQLPKEPGIYFIRIEGSFGTQVIKVLRT
- a CDS encoding FAD-binding dehydrogenase, which produces MKEYQADAVIIGGGIAGITAAIELMNEGQKVLLLDRDVEEELGGLAKWSFGGMFFVDSPLQRRAGMKDSVELALSDWHSVADFGDKDVLPKLWAEQYVNMCTDHIYAWLTKEHGTKFFPVVHWVERGLFKPGNSYPRFHMVWGTGKGLTDDLIKSMRGHSKASTHLQMLYRHKAEDLLVENGRVVGVKGLDERSGESFTAKGENILVATGGLGGNIQKVRDTWYKPWGEPPKTILNGSHPYALGDMHEAVEKIDGNVTNLDWAWHYAAGVRHPRPKWKDHGLSLVPPKSALWLDHTGKRFGPNPLITAYDTRWTVEEICKQEKKYSWQVLNMKIMMKEFAISGSESNEAIRDKNLLKFLKDILLGNKKLVNDMLNSPDFVTANTLDELVDKMNALEGTDDVKLDHVRDSILPYDAMIDRGPSFHDDEQLRRIAHARQYRGDKVRTCKFQKILDDKALPLIAIRESILSRKTLGGIQTDLGGRVMSKPVNGHSEAIPGLYAIGEAAGFGGGGSHGKGALEGTFLGGCVLTARIAAKTIVDKKL
- the trxA gene encoding thioredoxin, whose protein sequence is MATIKLTADKFKSDIFDYTTEKEWKYKGERPAIIDFYADWCGPCKMVSPIMEELSNDYAGKVDIYKVDTEVEQELSAVFGIRSIPSILFIPVEGEPMMQPGALPKNAFKEVIEKELLQTV
- a CDS encoding T9SS type A sorting domain-containing protein gives rise to the protein MKTIIHFVILIALSVNLQAQSLAGVESVEYDPINNRYLTSSDNTSIVAIAPNGALSYFGSGAQASHGMEVVGAALYVIDGTTIRCYDLITENLIFSQTVSGSQFLNGMTSNGTDSIWFTDFSGKDIYAMDVTDPSNYTMIVQNISETPNGISYDSENNRCVFVTWGTGKVKEMDLTTNVISDVVANTGLFNIDGIDRDAQGNWYLSSWGNSSNPQITKYTNDFSSSETITVPGISSPADICYAPETDTLAIPGGDQVLFVGFESTSVGIEEENFEAYRIHYNSGYPVVQFDFNEDQDAVLEIVDMSGRVVYTILDGHQPKGAQMVVFSSIGLYSGAYFCRLQSKELSFAERIIIP
- the yidD gene encoding membrane protein insertion efficiency factor YidD, which gives rise to MNFLLILPIRFYQGAISPWLPPSCRYTPTCSTYAIDAIQTWGPIKGSWLAIKRIGSCHPWGGHGYDPVPEREDKSILRHSAPNNRNGHAGYDVPDAPCGTKKCHLPYFGKEIEADDQSKS
- a CDS encoding TauD/TfdA family dioxygenase, with protein sequence MSEQLFTVKPDKESSKEVLLGRIANERDSLKSELLKNGAILFRGFDVRSPEDFEDVALALEPGLQNNYAGTSPRNSRTKFVHSASELPGYYPITQHCEMSFLPTAPRYLFFFCYVEPQDGGETPVCDFRKVYEQMDPAIRKEFEQKGVKLIRNYSGPNTKAGNDLFQLKKWDELFKTTDHSKVEEECKKNELKPTWLPDDKLRLVNERPAVQKHPDTGEMVWFNHLQVFHREAAAIEYKHIYARRKDFFSLRYMVMLNTITFFKRIFKKPEDEAMHMFFADGSVIPKSYVEHVEQLIWNNLVANPWKLGDVLMIDNFSTSHGRLPYKGPRDILVAWTA